From a region of the Triticum aestivum cultivar Chinese Spring chromosome 7D, IWGSC CS RefSeq v2.1, whole genome shotgun sequence genome:
- the LOC123167545 gene encoding uncharacterized protein has translation MDVVASSSPYSPPSLRHKQRTTVCGCFGSPSSPGSGGERPQSGGRARWRRRAAAVGEFRYDPLSYALNFDDGDADAEDAA, from the coding sequence ATGGACGTTGTGGCGTCCTCTTCGCCCTACTCGCCGCCGTCGCTGCGCCACAAGCAGCGGACCACCGTGTGCGGCTGCTTCGGCTCGCCGTCTTCACCAGGCAGCGGCGGGGAGAGGCCGCAAAGTGGCGGCAGGGCTAGGtggaggcggcgcgcggcggccgtgGGGGAGTTCAGGTACGACCCGCTCAGCTACGCGCTCAACTTCGACGACGGCGACGCCGACGCGGAGGACGCCGCCTGA
- the LOC123167544 gene encoding uncharacterized protein produces the protein MSWGSAWAGRPDRVFTSVEDPQQRRLAEWMDQDKQARHRAEFGIRIAAIAAQVASEMSAAVASEVSAAVAAALQSARAGHHEYLDLESTTTSTPTAPVADDLASPTAASNLSEVIVGVVTECGCTDLEPTAATLTLTSALDISGACSAMNSLALPTTSGCSAVVHTTCSTQCASRTVTMSVSATAPATMSASSKVTGDVVPELCCLDLEPSDVLELIRTPPKCSTEGLNDDPVVMHE, from the coding sequence ATGTCATGGGGATCAGCTTGGGCTGGCCGCCCTGATCGAGTGTTCACGTCGGTGGAGGACCCGCAGCAGCGACGCCTCGCCGAGTGGATGGACCAAGACAAGCAGGCGCGGCATCGCGCCGAGTTTGGCATCCGTATTGCAGCCATCGCGGCGCAGGTGGCTTCCGAGATGTCGGCGGCGGTAGCATCGGAGGTGTCGGCTGCCGTTGCCGCGGCGCTACAGTCTGCGCGGGCGGGGCACCACGAGTACCTCGACCTTGAGTCCACGACCACATCGACCCCAACTGCTCCAGTGGCGGACGACCTCGCCTCTCCCACCGCAGCATCAAATTTGTCCGAGGTCATCGTCGGTGTCGTCACCGAGTGTGGCTGCACCGACCTCGAGCCCACGGCCGCGACCTTAACTCTGACCTCCGCACTGGACATCTCGGGCGCCtgttcagcgatgaactcgctcgCGCTCCCTACAACCAGTGGCTGCTCCGCCGTGGTGCACACCACGTGTTCGACGCAATGCGCAAGCCGCACCGTCACCATGTCGGTGTCAGCGACAGCTCCAGCCACAATGTCAGCTTCGTCCAAGGTCACCGGCGATGTCGTTCCCGAGCTCTGCTGCCTTGACCTTGAACCATCAGATGTCCTCGAGCTTATCAGAACGCCGCccaagtgttcgacagaaggtttgaATGACGACCCCGTGGTCATGCATGAATAG
- the LOC123169943 gene encoding uncharacterized protein, with amino-acid sequence MESSLPPSLRHKLQTTVCGCFGSQSSPGSGGGSPQKGGRARWRRRVAAAGEFRYDPLSYALNFDDGATDNGDVDVEDEAFRYRNFSSRLPSSPLPASRAVAIA; translated from the coding sequence ATGGAGTCCTCGTTGCCACCGTCGCTGCGCCACAAGCTGCAGaccaccgtctgcggctgcttcggCTCACAGTCGTCGCCGGGCAGCGGCGGGGGGAGTCCGCAAAAGGGCGGCAGGGCCAGGTGGAGGCGACGCGTGGCGGCCGCAGGGGAGTTCCGGTACGACCCGCTCAGCTACGCGCTCAACTTCGACGACGGCGCCACCGACAACGGTGACGTCGACGTGGAGGATGAGGCCTTCCGGTACAGAAACTTCAGCTCGCGTCTGCCTTCATCGCCGCTGCCGGCCTCCCGAGCCGTCGCCATCGCCTGA